In Oryza sativa Japonica Group chromosome 3, ASM3414082v1, one DNA window encodes the following:
- the LOC4333083 gene encoding large ribosomal subunit protein uL15x: MTTRFKKNRKKRGHVSAGHGRIGKHRKHPGGRGNAGGMHHHRILFDKYHPGYFGKVGMRYFHKLSNRFHCPAVNVERLWSMVPTDKAAEAGAGKAPVIDVTQFGYTKVLGKGMLPPQRPIVVKAKLISKVAEKKIKAAGGAVLLTA, translated from the coding sequence ATGACAACGCGCTTCAAGAAGAACCGGAAGAAGCGCGGCCACGTGTCGGCCGGGCACGGGCGCATCGGGAAGCACCGCAAGCACCCCGGAGGCCGCGGTAACGCCGGAGGGATGCACCACCACCGGATCCTGTTCGACAAGTACCACCCGGGCTACTTCGGCAAGGTCGGCATGCGCTACTTCCACAAGCTCAGCAACAGGTTCCACTGCCCCGCCGTCAACGTCGAGCGCCTCTGGTCCATGGTGCCCACCGACAAGGCCGCCGAGGCCGGCGCCGGCAAGGCCCCCGTCATCGACGTCACCCAGTTCGGCTACACCAAGGTGCTCGGCAAGGGGATGCTTCCCCCGCAGAGGCCCATCGTCGTCAAGGCCAAGCTCATCTCCAAGGTCGCCGAGAAGAAGATcaaggccgccggcggcgccgtcctcctcaccGCCTAG
- the LOC4333084 gene encoding transcription initiation factor TFIID subunit 9, with amino-acid sequence MDPGGLRPAPQSAAAAAAAAAAGAGAGASAADEPRDARVVRELLRSMGLSEGEYEPRVVHQFLDLAYRYVGDVLGDAQVYADHAGKPQLDADDVRLAIQSKVNFSFSQPPPREVLLEVARNRNKIPLPKSIAPPGSIPLPPEQDTLLSQNYQLLAPLKPPPQFEETEDDNAGANPTPTSNPSNPSPNNLQEQQQLPQHGQRVSFQLNAVAAAKRRGTMDQLNMG; translated from the exons ATGGACCCCGGCGGCCTGCGCCCAGCGCCCcagtcggccgccgccgccgccgccgccgcggctgcgggggcgggggcgggggcgtcCGCGGCGGACGAGCCCCGCGACGCGCGCGTGGTGCGGGAGCTCCTGCGCTCCATGGGGCTGAGCGAGGGGGAGTACGAGCCGCGGGTGGTGCACCAGTTCCTCGACCTGGCCTACCGCTACGTCGGCGACGTGCTCGGGGACGCCCAGGTCTACGCCGACCACGCGGGGAAGCCCCAGCTTGACGCCGACGACGTCCGCCTCGCCATCCAGTCCAAGGTCAACTTCTCCTTCTCCCAGCCGCCGCCCCGCGAG GTTCTCCTTGAGGTGGCACGGAACCGGAACAAAATCCCGCTACCCAAGTCGATTGCTCCACCTGGCTCAATTCCTCTGCCACCAGAGCAGGACACGCTGTTGAGCCAAAATTACCAGCTCCTAGCTCCGTTGAAGCCACCGCCTCAGTTTGAAGAAACAGAAGATGACAATGCAGGAGCCAACCCTACTCCAACCTCAAACCCGAGCAACCCTAGTCCAAACAAtctgcaggagcagcagcagcttccgCAGCATGGTCAGAGGGTTTCTTTCCAGCTCAACGCCGTTGCTGCCGCCAAACGCCGAGGGACCATGGATCAGTTGAACATGGGCTAA